The following proteins are encoded in a genomic region of Ovis canadensis isolate MfBH-ARS-UI-01 breed Bighorn chromosome 16, ARS-UI_OviCan_v2, whole genome shotgun sequence:
- the LOC138421777 gene encoding ribosomal protein eL22-like: MAQKKDKKPKKSTWKFNLEFTHPVEDGIFYSGNVEQFLREKVKVNGKTGNLRNVVHIEHFKNKIIVVSEKQFSKRYLKYFTKKYLKKNNLRDWLPVVASDKET, encoded by the coding sequence ATGGCGCAAAAGAAAGACAAGAAGCCTAAAAAGTCAACCTGGAAGTTTAATTTGGAGTTTACTCATCCAGTAGAAGATGGAATTTTTTATTCTGGAAATGTTGAACAGTTTCTGCGGGAGAAGGTTAAAGTGAATGGAAAGACTGGAAATCTTAGGAATGTCGTTCACATTGAACACTTCAAGAATAAAATCATAGTCGTTTCTGAGAAACAGTTCTCTAAAAGGTATTTGAAGTACTTTACCAAGAAATACCTTAAGAAGAACAATCTCCGTGATTGGCTTCCTGTGGTTGCATCTGACAAGGAGACTTAG